Proteins encoded by one window of Rutidosis leptorrhynchoides isolate AG116_Rl617_1_P2 chromosome 7, CSIRO_AGI_Rlap_v1, whole genome shotgun sequence:
- the LOC139860172 gene encoding F-box/kelch-repeat protein At3g23880-like, protein MSDKLPFEIQIEIMKKLPGYLGLRYVSIFDDDNFPKNMVDLSAILPDSAKQSTTLSLVGSSQGLLCLYDYFRAIIWNPWIRKSVTVTFPNFDYRNYGRVVGFGVCPRTSDPKLVQITFPRYSLGNNTWKVEVFSLSLGFWRISSFNKISDLPCGSFELSSPSECVGGFIYWCASNKDDPNRSWVIISFDLTNEEFGVIYLPDSLARCRLVDLSKHRESLVLFPYDYNIAFYDCDVWMMEGGVTKSFKKLFTINSTNDFVKPLAISYNGEAVLEIVESFRKKIVSSIDTYEPSSKRFKCTTITGESGCTSISSYTETMLLRDYYD, encoded by the coding sequence ATGTCGGACAAATTACCATTTGAAATCCAAATTGAAATCATGAAAAAGCTTCCCGGTTACCTTGGGTTGAGGTATGTTTCAATTTTTGATGATGATAACTTCCCTAAAAATATGGTTGATCTCTCTGCGATACTTCCAGATTCTGCAAAACAATCGACCACACTATCACTTGTTGGTAGCTCTCAAGGTTTGTTGTGTTTGTATGATTATTTTCGTGCTATTATTTGGAATCCTTGGATTCGAAAATCTGTTACCGTTACTTTCCCTAATTTTGATTATCGCAATTATGGACGTGTTGTTGGTTTTGGGGTTTGTCCCAGAACTAGTGATCCTAAGCTTGTCCAAATTACGTTTCCTAGATATTCGTTGGGAAATAATACTTGGAAAGTTGAGGTTTTTTCATTaagtttggggttttggagaattaGTTCATTTAACAAAATAAGCGATCTACCTTGTGGATCGTTTGAACTTTCATCTCCGAGTGAATGTGTTGGCGGGTTTATTTATTGGTGTGCTTCTAATAAGGATGATCCAAATCGGTCATGGGTAATTATATCCTTTGATTTGACTAATGAAGAATTTGGAGtaatatatcttcctgatagtttggCACGCTGTCGCCTTGTGGATTTGTCTAAACACAGGGAGTCTCTTGTTTTGTTTCCCTATGATTACAACATTGCCTTTTATGATTGTGACGTATGGATGATGGAAGGCGGCGTTACAAAATCGTTTAAAAAGCTATTCACCATAAACTCTACCAATGATTTTGTGAAGCCGTTGGCAATTAGTTACAACGGTGAAGCAGTCTTGGAAATTGTAGAGAGTTTTAGGAAAAAAATTGTATCATCGATCGATACTTATGAACCCTCCTCGAAACGCTTCAAGTGTACTACAATTACTGGAGAGTCTGGATGCACCTCTATAAGCTCTTACACGGAAACAATGCTTCTGCGTGATTACTATGATTAG